Proteins from one Aureimonas sp. SA4125 genomic window:
- a CDS encoding RbsD/FucU domain-containing protein, with amino-acid sequence MLKTIHPLIGSELLAILAEMGHGDDLVIADRNFPAESVAAATVTGQCVHLAGVDTTEAARAILTLLPLDSFVDAPVRRMAVVGEPESVLDVHSAMQAVVDAAEGKAVTIEPVERFAFYDAARDAYAVVQTSEARPYGCFIFKKGVIFD; translated from the coding sequence ATGCTGAAGACAATCCATCCGCTGATCGGAAGCGAGCTTCTCGCCATCCTCGCCGAAATGGGCCATGGCGACGATCTCGTCATCGCCGACCGCAATTTTCCCGCCGAATCGGTCGCGGCGGCGACGGTCACCGGCCAGTGCGTGCATCTTGCCGGCGTCGACACGACGGAAGCCGCCCGCGCCATCCTCACCCTCCTGCCGCTCGACAGTTTCGTCGACGCTCCGGTGCGCCGCATGGCCGTCGTCGGCGAGCCGGAGTCGGTACTCGATGTTCACAGCGCGATGCAGGCGGTCGTCGACGCGGCCGAGGGCAAGGCCGTCACCATCGAGCCGGTCGAGCGCTTCGCCTTCTACGACGCCGCCCGCGACGCCTATGCCGTGGTGCAGACCAGCGAGGCCCGGCCCTATGGCTGCTTCATCTTCAAGAAGGGCGTGATCTTCGACTGA
- a CDS encoding transcriptional regulator — translation MSWDSDISPELRARVDAIAARSARSFAEVIEDALQNGHSLQWQGHFLDKVAEGIAAADRGDFASPDEVQRVLNKFRPA, via the coding sequence ATGAGCTGGGACAGCGATATCTCTCCGGAACTACGTGCCCGCGTTGACGCGATCGCCGCGCGTTCGGCACGATCCTTTGCCGAAGTCATCGAAGACGCGCTGCAGAACGGTCATTCGCTCCAATGGCAGGGGCATTTCCTCGACAAGGTGGCCGAAGGAATAGCGGCGGCTGACCGTGGCGACTTCGCCAGCCCCGACGAGGTGCAGAGGGTGCTGAACAAATTCCGGCCAGCATGA
- a CDS encoding type II toxin-antitoxin system RelE/ParE family toxin, whose translation MLSQNPYSGRVGRTPGTRELPVTGTPYVVVYRVAERVEILAVVHGAHTWPESFGGA comes from the coding sequence ATGCTGTCACAAAATCCCTATAGTGGCCGGGTCGGCCGGACTCCCGGGACCCGTGAACTACCGGTAACGGGAACGCCTTACGTCGTGGTCTACCGGGTGGCTGAACGCGTGGAGATCCTGGCCGTTGTCCATGGCGCGCATACGTGGCCCGAAAGTTTTGGCGGCGCGTGA
- a CDS encoding sulfite exporter TauE/SafE family protein, with amino-acid sequence MSYPDFSPWAPVVLTLVATGGLAGLLAGLFGVGGGAIFVPVLYHTFVGLKVDPAIAMHLSIGTSLAIIVPTSLRSLAAHRLHDAVDMKLLREWVIAVPAGVVVGALIAAAASASELKVIFAGIAFLLGVKMLVGKLQLHLGTDLPGLFGRSVAGLVIGILSSLMGIGGGVLNNTFMSAYGRSMHQAVATSSGVGVLIAIPGLIAYTVVGWGDPRLPPFSLGYISLTAALACAPSSLLAAPFGARLAHRLTKRQLELCFGLFLMAVALQFVWGLV; translated from the coding sequence ATGTCCTATCCCGATTTCAGCCCCTGGGCGCCGGTCGTGCTGACCCTTGTCGCCACCGGAGGGCTGGCGGGCCTCCTTGCCGGCCTCTTCGGCGTCGGCGGCGGGGCGATCTTCGTGCCGGTGCTCTACCACACCTTCGTCGGCCTGAAGGTCGACCCGGCGATCGCCATGCACCTGTCGATCGGCACCTCGCTCGCCATCATCGTGCCGACCTCGCTGCGCTCGCTCGCCGCCCACCGCCTGCACGATGCCGTCGACATGAAGCTCCTGCGCGAATGGGTGATCGCGGTGCCGGCGGGCGTCGTCGTCGGGGCGCTCATCGCCGCCGCCGCCTCGGCCAGCGAGTTGAAGGTGATCTTTGCCGGCATCGCCTTTCTCCTCGGCGTGAAGATGCTCGTCGGCAAGCTGCAGCTGCATCTCGGCACCGATCTTCCCGGCCTGTTCGGTCGCTCCGTCGCCGGGCTCGTCATCGGCATCCTGTCCTCGCTGATGGGGATCGGCGGCGGCGTGCTCAACAACACCTTCATGAGCGCCTATGGCCGCTCCATGCACCAGGCGGTGGCGACCTCGTCCGGCGTCGGCGTCCTCATCGCCATCCCCGGCCTGATCGCCTACACCGTCGTCGGCTGGGGCGATCCGCGCCTGCCGCCCTTCAGCCTCGGCTATATCAGCCTGACGGCGGCGCTCGCCTGCGCCCCCTCCTCGCTCCTCGCCGCCCCTTTCGGCGCCCGGCTCGCGCACCGGCTGACGAAGCGCCAGCTCGAACTCTGCTTCGGCCTGTTCCTGATGGCGGTGGCGCTGCAGTTCGTCTGGGGCCTGGTATAG
- a CDS encoding L-idonate 5-dehydrogenase, translating to MQAVMIYGAKDLRLEDRPAGEPGPGEVLVRFGAGGICGSDMSYWTKGRVGDFAVREPMVLGHEISGTVERVTPGVTNVAPGDRVAIDPSRPCLSCDYCRSGRSHLCRSMRFFGSASVFPHVQGAFSETFVCRADQCHKVPDTVSLRKIALAEPLAVSLHAVRRAGEMLGKHVLITGAGPIGMLCAIAARHAGAATITITDLVDEPLALALAAGVDTAINVATEPERLTAFEANKGHFDIGIEATGSAQALSGLIRVVRPGGRIVQLGMLPPGEVPIPVNLLMAREIDFVGAFRFAGEFSLAVDLLVNDRIDVGPVMSADMPVSRLEEAFSLAIDRRRAIKVHLHF from the coding sequence ATGCAGGCGGTGATGATCTACGGCGCCAAGGACCTCCGGCTGGAGGACCGCCCGGCGGGCGAGCCGGGCCCGGGCGAGGTGCTGGTGCGCTTCGGTGCCGGGGGAATCTGCGGCTCTGACATGAGCTACTGGACGAAGGGCCGCGTCGGCGATTTCGCCGTTCGCGAGCCGATGGTGCTCGGCCACGAGATTTCCGGCACGGTCGAACGCGTGACGCCGGGCGTGACGAACGTCGCGCCGGGCGACCGCGTCGCCATCGATCCGAGCCGGCCGTGCCTTTCCTGCGACTATTGCCGCAGCGGCCGCAGCCATCTCTGCCGCAGCATGCGCTTCTTCGGCTCGGCCTCGGTGTTCCCGCATGTGCAGGGCGCCTTCTCCGAAACCTTCGTCTGCCGCGCCGACCAGTGCCACAAGGTCCCGGACACAGTCTCCTTGCGCAAGATCGCCCTGGCCGAGCCGCTGGCGGTGTCGCTGCACGCGGTGCGCCGGGCCGGTGAGATGCTCGGCAAGCATGTGCTGATCACCGGCGCCGGACCGATCGGCATGCTCTGCGCCATCGCCGCCCGGCATGCGGGCGCTGCGACCATCACCATCACCGACCTCGTCGACGAGCCGCTGGCGCTGGCCCTGGCAGCGGGCGTCGACACCGCCATCAATGTCGCAACCGAGCCGGAGCGGCTGACGGCGTTTGAGGCGAACAAGGGGCATTTCGACATCGGCATCGAAGCGACCGGCTCAGCGCAGGCCCTGTCGGGGCTGATCCGCGTGGTCCGCCCGGGCGGCCGCATCGTGCAGCTCGGCATGCTGCCGCCGGGCGAGGTGCCGATCCCGGTGAACCTTCTGATGGCGCGCGAGATCGACTTCGTCGGCGCCTTCCGCTTCGCCGGCGAGTTCTCCCTCGCCGTCGATCTCCTCGTCAACGACCGGATCGACGTCGGCCCGGTGATGTCGGCCGACATGCCGGTCTCCAGGCTGGAGGAAGCGTTTTCGCTCGCCATCGACCGCCGTCGCGCAATCAAGGTGCATCTGCACTTCTAG
- a CDS encoding SDR family oxidoreductase, whose product MGLKLFDLGGKIALVTGSGQGIGFSLAEGLAAAGAHVVLNGRDEAKLERAAATLSERGFEVSTAVFDVTDPEAVNAAVAGIETGVGPIDILVNNAGIQRRAPLEDFAVETWREVMRTNVDSVFFVGQAVARHMIARRHGKIINIASLQSEAARYSIAPYTASKGAVKNLTKGMCTDWARHGLQINAIAPGYFETPLNQALIDDPAFDAWLKTRTPAGRWGKVEELQGAAIFLASNASSFVNGQILYVDGGVLATL is encoded by the coding sequence ATGGGCCTGAAACTCTTCGATCTCGGCGGCAAGATCGCGCTCGTCACGGGTTCCGGCCAGGGCATCGGCTTCTCTCTCGCCGAGGGCCTTGCCGCCGCCGGGGCGCATGTCGTCCTCAACGGCCGTGACGAAGCCAAGCTTGAGCGCGCGGCGGCGACATTGTCGGAGCGGGGCTTCGAGGTCTCCACCGCCGTCTTCGACGTCACCGATCCCGAGGCCGTCAATGCCGCCGTCGCCGGCATCGAGACGGGCGTCGGGCCGATCGACATCCTCGTCAACAATGCCGGCATCCAGCGCCGCGCGCCGCTTGAGGATTTTGCCGTCGAGACCTGGCGCGAGGTCATGCGAACGAATGTCGATTCGGTGTTCTTCGTCGGCCAGGCCGTCGCCCGCCACATGATCGCGCGCCGTCACGGCAAGATCATCAACATTGCAAGCCTCCAGAGCGAAGCGGCGCGGTATTCGATCGCGCCGTACACGGCCAGCAAGGGCGCGGTGAAGAACCTCACCAAGGGCATGTGCACCGACTGGGCGCGCCATGGCCTCCAGATCAACGCCATCGCCCCCGGCTATTTCGAGACGCCGCTGAACCAGGCGCTGATCGACGATCCCGCCTTCGACGCTTGGCTGAAGACCCGTACGCCCGCCGGTCGCTGGGGCAAGGTCGAGGAACTCCAGGGCGCCGCCATCTTCCTCGCCTCGAACGCCTCGAGCTTCGTCAACGGGCAGATCCTCTATGTCGACGGCGGCGTCCTTGCCACGCTCTGA
- a CDS encoding gluconokinase → MASGTDRADRAGDAEGETGQAGRAANAAGARPPPPLVLMGVSGSGKTTLGEALRDHLGFRFFDADGFHPQENVAKMAAGIALDDADRAPWLARLADLLAEETAKGEAVALACSALRRRYRDRLRQGAPDLVTVLLEIDRATIEGRLAGRKGHYMPPSLLDSQLATLEQPDADERVIRVDAHLPVEEMVAVIVGALGLEART, encoded by the coding sequence GTGGCTTCGGGGACGGACAGGGCCGACAGGGCCGGCGACGCGGAAGGCGAGACAGGACAGGCCGGCAGGGCGGCAAATGCCGCCGGCGCGCGCCCGCCGCCGCCGCTGGTGCTGATGGGCGTTTCCGGCAGCGGCAAGACGACGCTCGGCGAGGCGCTGCGCGACCATCTCGGCTTCCGCTTCTTCGATGCCGACGGTTTTCACCCGCAAGAGAACGTCGCCAAGATGGCGGCCGGCATAGCGCTGGATGATGCCGACCGGGCGCCCTGGCTGGCGCGCCTCGCCGATCTCCTCGCCGAGGAGACGGCGAAAGGCGAGGCGGTGGCGCTCGCCTGCTCGGCGCTGCGCCGGCGCTACCGCGACCGGCTGCGGCAGGGCGCGCCGGACCTCGTCACCGTGCTGCTGGAGATCGACCGCGCCACCATCGAGGGACGGCTTGCCGGCCGCAAGGGCCACTACATGCCGCCGAGCCTCCTCGACAGCCAGCTGGCGACGCTGGAACAGCCGGACGCCGACGAGCGGGTCATCCGGGTGGATGCGCACCTGCCGGTGGAGGAGATGGTGGCGGTGATCGTCGGGGCGCTGGGGCTCGAAGCGCGGACCTGA
- a CDS encoding Fic family protein, protein MADENRPERHSQALEPEIIRDPIKKAEAEARNGLLQYDYAVQAIHEALERGSFKLRVSLILNLQREALQGISAYAGNFRPGAVEIRGSKHEPAGAHLVPELVEEMCDYVNDHWNDDRNALHLAAYVMWRLNWIHPFADGNGRTSRVLAFVLLCNRIGFVLPGVPTFPDLIVDHRSDYEDALDAADAAYRDGSIDVSKMETLLESLVAKQLGDVFEKAGGKI, encoded by the coding sequence GTGGCTGACGAGAATCGTCCTGAAAGGCACAGTCAGGCACTCGAACCGGAAATCATCAGAGATCCGATCAAGAAGGCGGAAGCGGAGGCCAGAAATGGCCTTCTCCAGTATGACTATGCTGTACAGGCGATCCATGAAGCGCTTGAGCGCGGCTCCTTCAAATTGCGGGTCTCCCTCATATTAAATCTTCAGCGAGAGGCGCTACAGGGCATAAGTGCCTATGCCGGCAATTTCAGGCCAGGAGCCGTAGAGATACGTGGGAGCAAGCACGAGCCTGCTGGGGCACATCTCGTCCCGGAGCTCGTCGAAGAAATGTGCGATTATGTAAACGATCATTGGAATGATGATCGAAATGCCCTTCACTTGGCTGCGTACGTCATGTGGCGTTTGAACTGGATTCATCCGTTTGCCGATGGAAATGGTCGGACGTCTCGTGTGTTGGCTTTTGTCCTTCTATGTAATCGCATAGGATTTGTGCTTCCCGGCGTGCCAACTTTCCCGGACCTGATTGTAGATCATCGAAGTGATTACGAAGACGCGCTGGATGCAGCGGATGCCGCATACAGGGACGGTAGCATTGACGTATCGAAAATGGAGACGCTGCTGGAAAGCTTAGTGGCCAAGCAGCTTGGAGACGTATTTGAGAAGGCGGGCGGAAAAATCTAG
- a CDS encoding winged helix DNA-binding protein: MTTDNSQMPTPSPLGPIVSSAHLADGAVPALSEVEFGMILASHAFARWMVRCMTAAGEAGLTPTEIMVLHTVTHRGKPKRLADICLVLGIEDTHLATYAIRKLEAKGLVEREKSGKERLIQVTPEGEAVCKRYRDLREAILVAGTRELGVSPDAMSNVAHLLRVLSGHYDQAARTAASL, translated from the coding sequence ATGACGACAGACAACAGCCAGATGCCGACCCCGTCGCCCCTCGGGCCGATCGTCTCCTCGGCGCATCTGGCCGACGGGGCGGTGCCGGCGCTGTCGGAGGTCGAGTTCGGCATGATCCTCGCCAGCCACGCCTTCGCGCGCTGGATGGTGCGCTGCATGACCGCCGCCGGCGAGGCCGGGCTGACGCCGACGGAGATCATGGTCCTGCATACCGTCACCCATCGCGGCAAGCCGAAACGCCTTGCCGACATCTGCCTCGTCCTCGGCATCGAGGACACGCATCTGGCCACCTACGCCATCAGGAAGCTGGAGGCGAAGGGCCTCGTCGAGCGCGAGAAGTCGGGCAAGGAACGGCTGATCCAGGTCACCCCCGAGGGCGAAGCGGTGTGCAAGCGTTACCGGGATCTGCGCGAAGCCATCCTCGTCGCCGGCACGCGCGAGCTCGGCGTTTCGCCGGACGCGATGTCGAACGTCGCGCATCTGCTGCGGGTGCTGTCGGGGCACTACGATCAGGCGGCGCGGACGGCGGCGAGTTTGTGA
- a CDS encoding hydantoinase B/oxoprolinase family protein, producing MPGQWDFWIDRGGTFTDIIGRSPDGTLTPMKLLSENPGVYDDAALQGIRELLGLEAGEAFPPGRIGTVRMGTTVATNALLERKGDRTLLLITRGFRDALKIAYQARPDIFAKEIILPEQLYERVAEASERVLADGTVELALDDNGVREALAAARADGIDSIAIVFMHAWHYPAHEQRAKRLAEVAGFRQISVSHEVSPLVKLVGRGDTTVVDAYLTPILSRYVSRVAKALGANAGETDAPALQFMMSSGGLTAADLFQGKDAILSGPAGGVVGMAETAKLAGHAKVIGFDMGGTSTDVTHYAGAYERVLDSEVAGVRIRAPMMRIHTVAAGGGSILHLDQGRFQVGPDSAGANPGPAAYGKGGPLTVTDANVMVGKLRPGLFPAVFGPGRDQRLDAAVVEEKFAALAAEIGDGRDGREVAEGFLTIAVENMANAIKKISVQRGYDVSRYLLNSFGGAGGQHACMVADALAMESVLIHPMSGLLSAYGIGLSSLFSTRSQALVAPLDEVSRGAIEGLAADLSAGVTAELVSQGVAAENLACDVILQLRYDGTDTTLPVPFVGDLGEARRLFETGHKAQFGFVYENRPIVVENVSVEAAEHRAAPTGAAETAVEPYDTVSENVVSIFTGGEARDAAVFHRENLALGARIAGPALIVEPNQTIVVEPGWSAAITALNDVLLTRTEKKLRHSALGTGKAGTGEGGADPVLLEVFNNLFMSIAEQMGVTLQNTASSVNIKERLDFSCAVFDATGALVANAPHMPVHLGSMDRSVETIIAQNEGRIRPGDVFALNAPYNGGTHLPDITVVTPVFDAAGEDLLFYVASRGHHADVGGIAPGSMTPRATKVDEEGVLIDNLKLVDDGVFQEAELRRVLTEHPYPARNPEQNIADLKAQIAANEKGVAELAAMVGSFGLDTARAYMGFVQDNAAEAVRLLIDGLEDCSYEYPTDTGQVIKVAITVDRARREATVDFTGTSAMMENNFNAPEPVTRAAVLYVFRVMVEKPIPMNAGCLRPIKIVVPEGSMLKPRYPAAVVAGNVETSQHVTNALFGAFGALANAQGTMNNLTFGNNRHQYYETICSGSPAGRMNDGRSFAGTSGVHVHMTNSRLTDPEILEMRYPVVLEDFHIRTDTGGEGEQRGGDGTRRTIRFLEEMDCAILSSHRTLAPRGIHGGGDGAMGRTEVRRNDGTLERLEACDQTVLHSGEAVIVTTPTSGGFGSAEEGA from the coding sequence ATGCCCGGCCAGTGGGACTTCTGGATCGATCGCGGCGGCACCTTCACCGACATCATCGGCCGCTCGCCCGACGGCACGCTGACGCCGATGAAGCTGCTGTCGGAAAACCCCGGCGTCTACGACGACGCGGCGCTGCAGGGCATCCGCGAACTGCTCGGCCTTGAGGCCGGCGAGGCCTTCCCGCCCGGCCGCATCGGCACGGTGCGCATGGGCACGACGGTGGCGACGAACGCGCTCCTCGAGCGCAAGGGCGACCGGACGCTGCTTCTGATCACGCGGGGATTTCGCGATGCGCTGAAGATCGCCTACCAGGCCCGTCCCGACATCTTTGCCAAGGAGATCATCCTTCCCGAGCAGCTCTACGAGCGCGTCGCGGAGGCCAGCGAGCGGGTGCTGGCCGACGGCACGGTGGAGCTTGCCCTCGACGACAACGGCGTGCGCGAGGCGCTGGCCGCAGCAAGAGCCGACGGCATCGATTCCATCGCCATCGTCTTCATGCACGCCTGGCACTACCCGGCGCACGAACAGCGCGCCAAACGCCTCGCCGAGGTCGCCGGCTTCAGGCAGATTTCCGTCAGCCACGAGGTCTCGCCGCTGGTCAAGCTCGTCGGCCGCGGCGACACGACCGTGGTCGACGCCTATCTCACGCCGATTCTCTCGCGCTACGTCTCGCGCGTCGCCAAGGCCCTCGGCGCCAATGCCGGCGAGACGGACGCCCCCGCGCTGCAGTTCATGATGTCGTCGGGCGGCCTTACCGCCGCCGATCTCTTCCAGGGCAAGGACGCGATCCTGTCCGGTCCGGCCGGCGGCGTCGTCGGCATGGCCGAAACGGCCAAGCTCGCCGGCCACGCAAAGGTCATCGGCTTCGACATGGGCGGCACCTCGACCGACGTCACCCACTATGCCGGCGCCTATGAGCGGGTGCTGGATTCGGAAGTCGCGGGCGTGCGCATTCGAGCCCCGATGATGCGCATCCACACGGTCGCCGCCGGCGGCGGCTCGATCCTGCATCTCGACCAGGGACGCTTTCAGGTCGGCCCGGACTCGGCCGGCGCCAACCCCGGCCCCGCCGCCTACGGCAAGGGCGGTCCGCTCACCGTCACCGACGCCAATGTCATGGTCGGCAAGCTGAGGCCGGGCCTCTTTCCGGCCGTTTTCGGACCTGGGCGCGACCAGAGGCTCGACGCTGCCGTGGTCGAGGAGAAATTCGCAGCGCTGGCCGCCGAGATCGGCGATGGCCGCGACGGCCGGGAGGTGGCCGAGGGCTTCCTCACCATCGCCGTCGAGAACATGGCCAACGCCATCAAGAAGATCTCGGTGCAGCGCGGCTACGACGTCTCGCGCTATCTGCTGAACTCCTTCGGCGGCGCAGGCGGCCAGCATGCCTGCATGGTCGCCGACGCGCTGGCGATGGAGAGCGTGCTGATCCACCCGATGTCCGGCCTCCTGTCGGCCTACGGCATCGGTCTGTCCTCGCTGTTCTCGACGCGCAGCCAGGCGCTCGTCGCCCCGCTGGACGAGGTTTCCCGCGGCGCGATCGAAGGGCTGGCGGCCGACCTGTCGGCCGGCGTCACCGCGGAACTCGTCTCCCAGGGCGTCGCGGCGGAAAACCTCGCCTGCGACGTCATCCTGCAGCTGCGCTATGACGGCACCGACACGACGCTTCCGGTGCCCTTCGTCGGCGATCTCGGCGAGGCCAGGCGGCTGTTCGAGACCGGTCACAAGGCGCAGTTCGGCTTCGTCTACGAAAACCGCCCGATCGTCGTCGAAAACGTCTCGGTCGAGGCGGCCGAGCACCGCGCCGCGCCAACCGGCGCCGCCGAAACCGCCGTCGAACCCTATGATACTGTCAGCGAGAATGTCGTCTCGATCTTCACCGGCGGCGAGGCGCGCGACGCTGCCGTCTTCCACCGCGAGAACCTGGCCCTCGGCGCCCGCATCGCCGGGCCGGCGCTGATCGTCGAGCCGAACCAGACGATCGTCGTCGAACCCGGCTGGTCGGCCGCGATCACCGCGCTGAACGACGTCCTCCTCACCCGCACCGAGAAGAAGCTGCGGCATTCCGCGCTCGGCACCGGCAAGGCCGGCACGGGCGAGGGCGGCGCCGATCCGGTGCTGCTGGAGGTCTTCAACAACCTGTTCATGTCGATCGCCGAGCAGATGGGCGTGACGCTGCAGAACACCGCGTCCTCGGTGAACATCAAGGAACGGCTCGACTTCTCCTGCGCCGTCTTCGACGCGACCGGGGCGCTCGTCGCCAACGCGCCGCACATGCCGGTGCATCTGGGCTCTATGGACCGCTCGGTCGAGACGATCATCGCGCAGAACGAGGGCCGGATCCGCCCCGGCGACGTCTTCGCCCTCAACGCTCCCTATAATGGCGGCACGCACCTGCCCGACATCACCGTCGTCACCCCGGTGTTCGACGCGGCCGGCGAGGACCTCCTCTTCTACGTCGCCTCGCGCGGTCACCATGCCGATGTCGGCGGCATCGCGCCGGGCTCGATGACGCCGAGGGCGACGAAGGTCGACGAGGAGGGCGTCCTCATCGACAATCTGAAGCTCGTCGACGACGGCGTCTTCCAGGAGGCGGAACTGCGCCGCGTCCTCACCGAGCACCCCTATCCCGCGCGCAATCCCGAGCAGAACATCGCCGACCTCAAGGCGCAGATCGCCGCCAACGAGAAGGGCGTGGCCGAACTCGCCGCCATGGTCGGGTCCTTCGGCCTCGACACGGCGAGGGCCTATATGGGTTTTGTCCAGGACAATGCCGCCGAGGCCGTGCGCCTGCTCATCGACGGGCTGGAGGACTGTTCCTACGAATACCCGACCGATACCGGTCAGGTGATCAAGGTGGCGATCACCGTCGACCGGGCGAGACGCGAGGCGACGGTCGACTTCACCGGCACGTCGGCGATGATGGAGAACAACTTCAACGCCCCCGAGCCGGTGACGCGGGCGGCCGTCCTCTACGTCTTCCGCGTCATGGTGGAAAAGCCGATTCCGATGAATGCCGGCTGCCTCAGGCCGATCAAGATCGTCGTGCCCGAGGGCTCGATGCTGAAGCCGCGCTATCCCGCCGCCGTCGTCGCCGGCAATGTCGAGACCTCCCAGCACGTCACCAACGCCCTGTTCGGGGCCTTCGGTGCGCTGGCGAACGCGCAGGGGACGATGAACAACCTTACCTTCGGCAACAATCGCCATCAGTATTACGAGACGATCTGCTCCGGCTCGCCCGCAGGGCGCATGAACGACGGCCGCAGCTTTGCCGGCACTTCCGGCGTCCACGTGCACATGACGAATTCCCGGCTGACGGATCCCGAAATCCTTGAAATGCGCTATCCCGTCGTGCTCGAGGATTTCCACATCCGGACAGACACCGGCGGCGAGGGCGAACAGCGCGGCGGCGACGGCACCCGCCGCACCATCCGTTTCCTGGAGGAGATGGACTGCGCCATCCTCTCCTCCCACCGCACGCTGGCGCCCCGCGGCATCCACGGTGGCGGCGACGGCGCCATGGGCCGCACCGAGGTCCGCCGCAACGACGGCACGCTCGAACGCCTGGAGGCCTGCGACCAGACGGTCCTCCACTCCGGCGAGGCCGTGATCGTGACGACGCCGACATCGGGCGGCTTCGGCAGCGCGGAAGAGGGCGCGTGA
- the msrA gene encoding peptide-methionine (S)-S-oxide reductase MsrA, whose protein sequence is MYILDMFNRKMKLPSSAETLPGRDQPMATADRHFVSGHSLKGPFPQGSATALFGLGCFWGAERLFWRTKGVTVTAAGYAGGTTPNPTYQEVCTGQTGHAEVVFVAYDPLVISYAALLKLFFESHDPTQGMRQGDDMGTQYRSWLGVAGPSERAVAEAVRSAYQAALTAAGHRGRITTEIADNAPFYYADADQQQYLAKHPGGHCGSGGTGIACPLTLVTAS, encoded by the coding sequence ATGTATATTCTCGACATGTTCAACCGGAAGATGAAGCTGCCGTCCTCGGCCGAGACACTGCCGGGCCGTGACCAGCCGATGGCGACGGCGGATCGCCATTTCGTCAGCGGCCATTCGCTGAAGGGGCCGTTTCCCCAGGGGAGCGCCACAGCGCTCTTCGGGCTCGGCTGTTTCTGGGGCGCCGAGCGCCTGTTCTGGAGGACGAAAGGCGTCACCGTCACCGCGGCCGGCTATGCCGGCGGGACGACGCCGAACCCGACCTACCAGGAGGTCTGCACCGGCCAGACCGGCCATGCCGAGGTGGTGTTCGTCGCCTATGATCCCTTGGTGATCAGCTATGCCGCGCTTCTGAAGCTTTTTTTCGAGAGCCACGATCCGACGCAGGGCATGCGCCAGGGCGACGACATGGGCACGCAATACCGCTCCTGGCTGGGTGTCGCGGGCCCTTCCGAGCGTGCCGTGGCCGAAGCCGTCCGATCCGCCTATCAGGCCGCGCTGACGGCCGCGGGGCACCGCGGGAGGATCACGACCGAGATTGCCGACAACGCGCCCTTCTACTACGCCGATGCCGACCAGCAGCAGTATCTGGCGAAACACCCCGGCGGTCACTGCGGATCGGGCGGCACCGGCATCGCCTGCCCGCTCACTCTTGTGACCGCATCCTGA